One Campylobacterota bacterium DNA segment encodes these proteins:
- the recQ gene encoding DNA helicase RecQ → MSHPPRDKFSVLKHTFGFSGFRPLQEEAVDAILSGRDLAMLLPTGGGKSLCYQLPSLVMEGLTVVVSPLIALMHDQVIALHELGVEAAMISSAQSAQEQQEVYAKAKNGVLKLLYVAPERLANGGFLSWLGSLPINFFVIDEAHCISEWGHEFRDDYRRLGELRAAFPDTPIAAFTATATEKVREDILSQLGLRDPLILRAPVLRKNITITVRERDSGWRTEMMEILRKHAGESGIVYAFSRRETEELADFLSGKGFKCAPYHAGLSSEQRHATHQSFLNDETPLIVATVAFGMGIDKGDIRFVIHTSLPKTIENYYQEIGRAGRDGIESEAVLFYSGSDFFTKKRLIDEGGDPQYREMILSKLRAAMDFATAEECRHRLIAAYFNDTVEPCGDKCDNCLDTDKAKTDITVAAQKFLSCVYKTGERFGATYLTEVLVGEEKEKILSNGHESLSVFGIGKEMSKNTWGTIAKRLIELGSIEPDEYKALKLTPTGAEILRGKQSVFIRTERLSPKKKAAKEKTSHPHAPAHYEAFRALRATIAKEHHIPAYIVFGDKTLYELAEQLPQTREEMLDVSGIGEVKFERYGEAFLELSRNIKENG, encoded by the coding sequence GCTTCTCCGGTTTCCGTCCCCTGCAGGAAGAGGCGGTGGACGCGATCCTCTCCGGGCGGGATCTGGCGATGCTCCTCCCGACCGGAGGGGGAAAATCGCTGTGCTACCAGCTCCCCTCCCTCGTGATGGAGGGGCTCACCGTCGTCGTCTCTCCCCTGATCGCCCTGATGCACGATCAGGTGATCGCGCTGCACGAGCTGGGAGTCGAGGCGGCGATGATCTCGTCGGCGCAGAGTGCACAGGAGCAGCAGGAAGTCTACGCAAAGGCGAAAAACGGCGTTTTGAAGCTCCTCTACGTCGCCCCCGAGCGGCTGGCCAACGGGGGGTTCCTCTCGTGGCTGGGGAGCCTCCCGATCAACTTCTTCGTCATCGACGAGGCCCACTGTATCAGCGAATGGGGGCATGAATTCCGCGACGACTACCGACGGCTTGGCGAACTGCGCGCCGCGTTCCCCGACACCCCGATCGCCGCCTTCACCGCCACCGCGACCGAAAAAGTGCGCGAGGACATCCTCTCGCAGCTGGGGCTGCGCGACCCGCTGATCCTCCGCGCCCCCGTGCTGCGCAAGAACATCACGATCACCGTCCGCGAGCGCGACAGCGGATGGCGCACCGAGATGATGGAGATCCTGCGCAAGCACGCCGGGGAGAGCGGGATCGTCTACGCCTTCTCCCGCCGCGAGACCGAGGAGCTCGCCGATTTCCTCTCCGGCAAGGGGTTCAAATGCGCCCCCTACCACGCGGGGCTTAGTTCCGAACAGCGCCACGCCACCCACCAGTCGTTTCTAAATGACGAGACGCCCCTCATCGTCGCCACCGTCGCGTTCGGGATGGGGATCGACAAGGGGGACATCCGCTTCGTCATCCACACCTCGCTCCCCAAGACGATCGAGAACTACTATCAGGAGATCGGGCGCGCGGGGCGCGACGGGATCGAATCGGAGGCGGTGCTGTTCTATTCGGGGAGCGATTTTTTCACCAAGAAGCGGCTCATCGACGAGGGGGGCGACCCGCAATACCGGGAGATGATCCTCTCCAAACTCCGCGCAGCGATGGACTTCGCCACGGCCGAGGAGTGCCGTCACCGCCTGATCGCCGCCTATTTCAACGATACGGTGGAGCCCTGCGGGGACAAATGCGACAACTGCCTTGATACCGACAAGGCTAAAACCGACATCACCGTCGCGGCGCAGAAGTTTCTCTCGTGTGTCTACAAGACGGGGGAGCGGTTCGGCGCGACCTACCTCACCGAAGTCCTCGTCGGGGAGGAGAAGGAAAAAATCCTCTCCAACGGCCACGAGAGCCTCAGCGTCTTCGGGATCGGTAAGGAAATGAGCAAAAACACGTGGGGGACGATTGCCAAACGGCTCATCGAACTGGGCTCAATCGAGCCGGACGAGTATAAAGCCCTCAAGCTGACTCCAACGGGTGCGGAGATCCTGCGCGGGAAACAGAGCGTCTTTATCCGCACCGAGCGCCTCTCTCCCAAGAAAAAAGCGGCCAAGGAAAAAACCTCGCACCCGCACGCACCTGCGCATTACGAGGCATTCAGGGCGTTGCGTGCCACCATCGCAAAAGAACACCATATCCCCGCCTACATCGTCTTCGGGGACAAAACCCTCTACGAGCTCGCCGAACAGCTCCCGCAGACGCGGGAGGAGATGCTGGATGTCAGCGGTATCGGGGAAGTGAAGTTTGAGCGGTACGGGGAGGCGTTTTTGGAGTTGTCGCGGAATATTAAAGAAAACGGATAG